A DNA window from Dethiosulfovibrio salsuginis contains the following coding sequences:
- the pstC gene encoding phosphate ABC transporter permease subunit PstC — protein MNEKTPGAVITAIASMSLVIMIFLLYFLLQEGIPALREISLRELVLGFDWYPTEEPPALGMAPLIVGSLSVTVLSAFIAIPVSIAIAVFLSEVAPARVQEILKPALELLGFLPSIVLGFLGMVVLAPWLQERFDLLSGLNLLNASVLMGAMIVPIVASLAEESFQAVPREMRDASFALGATRWETIRKVVFPAALPGLLSASLLGIMRALGETMVVLMAAGGAALVPLSIFDPVRPLTSAIAAEMGETPVGSTHYHALFFAGLILLLMTLGINLLSMWIEKKGKERWMA, from the coding sequence ATGAACGAGAAGACCCCAGGAGCGGTCATAACGGCCATCGCCAGTATGAGCCTGGTTATAATGATATTCCTCCTTTACTTTCTGCTCCAGGAAGGGATTCCCGCACTTCGGGAGATATCCCTGAGGGAGTTGGTTCTGGGGTTCGACTGGTACCCTACCGAGGAACCGCCAGCTCTTGGAATGGCTCCTCTGATAGTGGGATCCCTTTCAGTAACCGTTCTGTCCGCCTTTATAGCGATACCGGTGAGCATCGCAATAGCGGTGTTTCTGTCCGAGGTGGCCCCCGCCAGGGTTCAGGAGATACTTAAGCCCGCCTTAGAGCTTTTAGGTTTTCTTCCTTCCATAGTGCTGGGGTTTCTGGGCATGGTGGTTCTGGCCCCCTGGCTTCAGGAGAGGTTCGACCTCCTGTCGGGGCTGAACCTTCTTAACGCCTCGGTGCTAATGGGAGCGATGATAGTCCCTATAGTGGCATCCCTGGCGGAGGAGAGCTTTCAGGCTGTCCCCAGGGAGATGAGGGACGCGTCCTTCGCCTTAGGGGCGACCAGGTGGGAGACCATAAGGAAGGTGGTCTTTCCCGCCGCCCTGCCCGGCCTTCTGAGCGCATCTCTGCTTGGGATAATGAGAGCCCTTGGGGAGACTATGGTCGTCCTGATGGCGGCGGGAGGGGCGGCGCTGGTGCCCCTGTCTATCTTCGACCCTGTCAGGCCTCTGACATCGGCCATAGCGGCGGAGATGGGGGAGACCCCTGTGGGATCCACCCACTACCACGCTTTGTTCTTCGCCGGGCTGATCCTTCTGCTGATGACTTTAGGGATAAACCTCCTGTCCATGTGGATAGAGAAGAAGGGGAAAGAGAGGTGGATGGCTTGA
- a CDS encoding phosphate ABC transporter substrate-binding protein, which yields MRKSAIAMAIAATLSLTGSAFANNLVLNGSTTVLPIAQSAAEKFMEANPDVSVTVSGGGSGNGIKAIIDGTTDVANASRFIKNSEVKAAVENGAYPVPFAVAMDALLPVVHPSNPVKDISIDQLCKIYKGEITNWKEVGGENARIAVVGRDTSSGTYEVWDEKVMHKERVTPRALVVASNGAMVQTVAKNKLALGYIGVGYVDDSVKTLSVEGIEGNMKTVLDGQFPVSRYLYMFTRGWPEGNALKFINFVLSDAGQEIVGKTGYIPLR from the coding sequence ATGAGAAAATCAGCTATTGCTATGGCGATCGCGGCTACTTTGTCACTGACAGGTTCGGCTTTTGCGAACAACCTGGTGCTTAACGGTTCCACAACGGTGCTTCCTATAGCCCAGTCGGCGGCGGAGAAGTTTATGGAGGCAAATCCCGATGTATCGGTGACGGTGTCCGGCGGAGGAAGCGGCAACGGCATAAAGGCCATTATCGACGGAACCACCGACGTGGCCAACGCCTCTAGGTTCATAAAAAACAGCGAGGTCAAGGCGGCTGTTGAAAATGGAGCTTATCCCGTTCCTTTCGCCGTGGCTATGGACGCCCTTCTCCCGGTAGTCCATCCCTCTAACCCCGTTAAGGATATCTCTATCGACCAGCTTTGCAAGATCTACAAAGGTGAGATCACCAACTGGAAAGAGGTCGGAGGCGAGAACGCCAGAATCGCCGTCGTAGGCAGGGACACCAGTTCGGGCACCTACGAGGTTTGGGACGAGAAGGTCATGCACAAAGAGAGGGTGACCCCAAGGGCTCTGGTCGTGGCCTCCAACGGAGCTATGGTCCAGACTGTAGCTAAAAACAAGCTGGCACTGGGTTATATCGGGGTAGGCTACGTCGACGATTCGGTCAAGACCCTGTCCGTCGAGGGCATTGAGGGCAATATGAAGACCGTTTTAGACGGCCAGTTCCCCGTCTCCCGGTATCTCTACATGTTCACCAGAGGCTGGCCTGAAGGCAACGCCCTTAAGTTCATAAACTTCGTCCTCAGCGACGCCGGTCAGGAGATCGTCGGCAAAACCGGATACATCCCCCTGAGATAG
- a CDS encoding HD domain-containing phosphohydrolase: MSQNVHSDLLFQSPVPIVVLKGSLEIELVNEAFLRMSGFAESDLLGARPPFPWWEDEAVAPTVEEIKGLYRLGIKRLERRYRTKGRDPFWVELTVSPIRRDGEIVSYLISMVDIGDRWSEREEEDPLAARTEALEQAYAALQQELAERIEWEEKLEREVRSRTEELDMSKRFWEQLFQQSPEGIAFLDGEDRIIQVNKSFCKMFGCDCQDVKGAFINTLVGNSPGVQMDAERMTKKLFSGESFVYDTYRTKQDGSLIPVSIHASPFRFGGETFAYCGYRDISDRKKTEERLRYHSSLQNLLARVSYRFVVPSEEIDSLITRSLEDFGRFFQADLCRLIQFDGTGKVIRSLGWHDGDPSEGSLEFERLARGISPKDIPWLWSRLKEDDVVVVNVSDALPQQAILEKQIMEASGADNFLFYPLILRGELSGLIGLGRSSRLGDRSEGMSDFYVFSSIISAALERQEGEKNLKANYLTIQDTFESSIKTMGEMLAARDPYTARHQKNVSRLANLIAARLGMDDDFRKGLKISALVHDIGKIRVPTEILNKPGLLSSLEFDMIKEHPQIGEEILSNIRFPWPVATIVAQHHERIDGSGYPGRISGKDILPQAKVLAVADVVEAMTSHRPYRPGLGLVAALEEIARGKGSLYDPAAVDACMGLLRTRENLDFLVD; encoded by the coding sequence TTGTCACAGAACGTTCATTCCGATCTACTGTTCCAGTCGCCCGTTCCTATAGTGGTCCTAAAGGGATCTCTGGAGATAGAGCTGGTCAACGAGGCCTTCCTCCGCATGTCCGGCTTTGCCGAATCCGATCTCCTAGGAGCGAGGCCCCCTTTTCCATGGTGGGAGGACGAAGCCGTTGCACCTACCGTTGAGGAGATAAAGGGACTTTACAGACTAGGTATAAAACGGCTGGAGCGGCGATACAGGACCAAAGGTAGAGACCCCTTTTGGGTGGAGCTCACCGTATCCCCTATCAGGAGGGATGGAGAGATAGTTTCCTATCTAATCTCCATGGTGGACATAGGGGATCGTTGGAGCGAAAGGGAAGAGGAGGATCCCCTTGCAGCCAGGACCGAGGCCCTGGAGCAGGCCTACGCCGCCCTTCAACAGGAGCTGGCGGAAAGGATAGAGTGGGAGGAAAAACTGGAGAGAGAGGTCCGCTCCAGAACCGAAGAGCTGGACATGAGCAAACGGTTCTGGGAGCAGCTTTTTCAGCAGTCCCCGGAGGGCATAGCCTTTCTGGACGGAGAGGACAGGATCATCCAGGTCAACAAATCCTTCTGCAAAATGTTCGGCTGCGACTGCCAGGATGTAAAAGGGGCATTTATAAATACCTTGGTGGGAAACTCCCCTGGTGTGCAGATGGACGCAGAGAGAATGACCAAAAAGCTCTTCAGCGGCGAATCCTTCGTCTACGATACGTACAGGACCAAGCAGGACGGCTCCCTTATCCCCGTCTCCATCCACGCCTCCCCATTCCGTTTTGGCGGTGAGACCTTCGCCTACTGCGGATATAGGGACATATCGGACAGAAAAAAGACCGAGGAAAGGCTTAGGTACCACTCGAGCCTTCAGAACCTCCTGGCCCGGGTATCCTATCGATTCGTGGTGCCCTCGGAGGAGATAGACTCCCTCATAACCCGTTCCCTTGAGGACTTCGGACGGTTCTTCCAGGCGGACCTGTGCAGGCTTATCCAGTTTGATGGAACGGGCAAGGTGATTCGTTCCCTGGGCTGGCACGACGGCGACCCTTCAGAAGGGTCACTGGAGTTCGAGAGGCTCGCCCGGGGGATCTCGCCGAAAGACATCCCCTGGCTGTGGAGCAGGCTGAAAGAGGACGACGTAGTGGTCGTAAACGTCTCCGACGCCCTACCTCAGCAGGCCATACTGGAAAAACAGATAATGGAAGCTTCCGGTGCGGATAACTTCCTGTTCTATCCCCTCATACTCCGAGGGGAGCTGTCTGGCCTTATCGGTCTCGGCAGATCGTCGAGGCTTGGAGACAGGTCGGAGGGGATGTCCGACTTTTACGTGTTCTCCAGCATAATATCCGCTGCCCTTGAGAGACAGGAAGGGGAAAAAAACTTAAAGGCTAACTACCTCACGATCCAGGACACCTTTGAAAGCAGCATAAAGACCATGGGGGAGATGCTGGCCGCCAGAGACCCCTACACCGCCAGACATCAGAAAAACGTCTCCAGGCTGGCGAACCTGATAGCCGCAAGGCTAGGGATGGACGACGATTTCCGAAAGGGACTCAAGATATCCGCCCTGGTCCACGACATAGGCAAGATAAGGGTCCCCACGGAGATATTGAACAAGCCGGGCCTCCTGTCGTCTCTGGAGTTCGACATGATAAAAGAGCATCCCCAGATAGGGGAGGAAATACTGTCCAACATCCGGTTTCCATGGCCGGTGGCCACCATAGTCGCCCAGCACCACGAGAGGATCGACGGATCGGGCTACCCGGGAAGAATATCGGGAAAGGACATCCTCCCTCAGGCTAAGGTCCTTGCTGTGGCCGACGTGGTGGAGGCCATGACCTCCCACAGGCCCTACAGACCGGGCCTGGGCCTGGTGGCGGCTCTAGAGGAAATAGCCAGAGGAAAGGGCTCCCTCTACGACCCCGCCGCGGTGGACGCCTGTATGGGCCTCCTCAGGACCAGGGAAAACCTGGACTTTCTCGTCGATTGA
- a CDS encoding alkaline phosphatase: MIGKRFLAISVALLALLTLPSLSWGEAKYVFFMIGDGMSTAQREAASLYLGSPTAMDSMAVRGTATTHCLDSSITDSAAAGTALATGRKTNSKVVSMDPSGTKPYETIAEKASKKGMKVGIVSSISLDSATPACFYAHQKNRKDYYDIAVQIPKSGFHYFAGGGFVRPRGLKGVRPDVVGIIERGGYRYVRSLEGFRALSKDDLPLVAVTPILTGGASMAFDIDRREGGPSLAELTAKGIELLDGPEGFFLMVEGGKIDWACHANDGATAVFDTLAFDQAVQVALEFQRTRPDTLVVVTGDHETGGMSLELAKKDRERFVSVIDRQRISYEAFDEITLSYRRSTAGKGSLEKLLPRIEKAFGISWQELSTVEKESIKKAFVESMKEPKDRTKGKDFSRLYGWHDPLSVSLTGIIGARGGISWTTFGHTGQPVPVTAEGEGQDLFSGSYDNTDIPKKILTAMGMEHRNR; encoded by the coding sequence ATGATCGGGAAAAGATTTCTAGCCATCTCTGTGGCTTTACTAGCCCTTCTAACCCTGCCCTCCCTCTCCTGGGGGGAGGCGAAATACGTCTTTTTCATGATAGGCGACGGAATGTCCACCGCCCAGAGGGAGGCCGCCTCCCTCTACCTGGGGAGTCCCACCGCAATGGACTCTATGGCGGTGAGAGGAACCGCCACGACCCACTGCCTGGACTCGTCCATAACCGACTCGGCGGCGGCGGGAACGGCGCTGGCCACCGGGCGAAAGACCAACTCCAAGGTCGTCTCCATGGACCCGTCGGGGACAAAGCCCTACGAGACAATAGCAGAGAAAGCCTCTAAAAAAGGCATGAAGGTAGGGATAGTCTCGTCCATTTCCTTAGACAGCGCCACTCCCGCCTGCTTCTACGCCCACCAAAAGAACAGAAAGGACTACTACGATATAGCGGTCCAGATACCTAAAAGCGGCTTTCACTACTTTGCCGGAGGGGGTTTCGTCAGGCCCAGAGGATTAAAAGGCGTCAGGCCCGACGTCGTCGGGATCATAGAGCGAGGGGGGTATCGTTACGTCCGGTCTCTGGAGGGTTTTAGGGCTCTCTCCAAAGACGACCTGCCTCTGGTGGCGGTAACCCCGATCCTGACCGGCGGTGCCTCAATGGCCTTCGACATAGACCGACGAGAGGGAGGCCCCTCCCTTGCGGAACTCACCGCCAAGGGAATAGAGCTCCTCGACGGCCCGGAGGGATTCTTCCTGATGGTCGAGGGAGGAAAGATCGACTGGGCCTGTCACGCCAACGACGGAGCCACCGCCGTCTTTGACACCCTGGCCTTCGACCAGGCGGTCCAGGTTGCCCTGGAGTTTCAGAGGACCAGGCCCGATACCCTGGTGGTTGTGACAGGAGACCACGAGACCGGAGGTATGTCCTTAGAGCTGGCGAAAAAGGACCGAGAGAGGTTTGTCAGTGTAATAGATAGGCAGAGGATCTCCTACGAGGCCTTCGACGAGATAACCCTCTCCTACCGGCGATCTACCGCCGGAAAAGGCTCTCTGGAAAAGCTCCTCCCTCGGATAGAAAAGGCCTTCGGCATATCCTGGCAGGAACTATCGACGGTGGAGAAGGAGTCCATCAAAAAGGCCTTTGTGGAATCGATGAAAGAGCCGAAGGACAGGACCAAGGGAAAGGATTTCTCCCGGCTCTACGGCTGGCACGACCCCCTCTCGGTCTCCCTGACCGGTATAATAGGGGCCAGAGGGGGAATCTCCTGGACCACCTTCGGCCACACCGGCCAACCGGTTCCCGTAACCGCAGAGGGAGAGGGCCAGGACCTGTTCTCCGGATCCTACGACAACACCGACATACCAAAAAAGATCCTGACCGCCATGGGGATGGAGCACAGGAACAGGTAG
- a CDS encoding type II toxin-antitoxin system RelE family toxin, protein MAWTIELSSKAEKELLALSTEDRKRVGRYLDDLLTLETPRDRGRALTGQFRGYWRYRIGDVRVICDVEDRRLVIVALRIGRRNQVYDSPLPRRVRGRPER, encoded by the coding sequence TTGGCTTGGACGATTGAACTATCGTCAAAGGCGGAAAAGGAGCTTCTAGCCCTGTCCACCGAGGATCGCAAACGTGTGGGCCGCTATCTGGACGATCTTCTGACGCTGGAGACCCCCCGTGACCGAGGCCGAGCCTTGACGGGACAGTTCCGAGGATATTGGCGGTACCGCATAGGCGATGTTCGTGTGATCTGCGACGTCGAAGATAGGCGTCTTGTGATAGTGGCACTACGGATCGGCCGTCGAAATCAGGTGTACGATAGCCCTCTACCTCGAAGGGTCAGAGGGCGACCTGAGCGGTAG
- the relB gene encoding type II toxin-antitoxin system RelB family antitoxin, protein MKTVLTVKLDEDLNRVLSERAIREGRSKSFYVREGLIQYLEDLEDLEVADAAYKDWAADDFKTHKWEDVRLRLGLDD, encoded by the coding sequence ATGAAAACCGTGCTCACCGTAAAACTCGATGAAGACCTAAACCGTGTTCTTTCCGAGCGGGCGATCCGTGAAGGCAGGAGCAAAAGTTTTTATGTCCGTGAGGGACTGATCCAGTATCTTGAGGACCTCGAAGACCTTGAGGTCGCCGATGCAGCGTACAAAGATTGGGCGGCCGATGACTTTAAGACCCATAAGTGGGAGGACGTGAGGCTTCGTCTTGGCTTGGACGATTGA
- a CDS encoding metal ABC transporter permease: MIELLQYDFMRRALVAALLVSVICGVLGPISVIKRSVMTTGGIAHGAYGGLGLAWFMGWPPRAGVYGAAVLLAAMATWMERKAPNRSDTVMGMIWAVGMATGVIFTDLTPGYGTELTSYLFGSILTVSSGDIAIMAALALGSLGLVTLGFRPVEAFLFDRTFARTKGVPVGFIDLTISLLTSLAVVAVIRVVGLIMVIALFTMPSALVEKSCRSLASMMALSVLASLFFCLSGLWISVAFDLTAGAAIVAVGGLITVAKRLIS; encoded by the coding sequence ATGATAGAGCTTTTACAGTATGATTTTATGCGGAGGGCCCTGGTGGCGGCGCTCCTGGTGAGCGTTATCTGCGGCGTACTGGGGCCTATATCGGTCATAAAGAGATCGGTGATGACCACCGGGGGGATAGCCCACGGGGCCTACGGTGGGCTGGGCCTGGCCTGGTTTATGGGCTGGCCTCCCAGGGCGGGGGTCTACGGTGCGGCGGTGCTTTTGGCGGCCATGGCGACCTGGATGGAGAGGAAGGCCCCTAACAGGTCCGACACGGTCATGGGCATGATCTGGGCGGTTGGGATGGCGACGGGGGTCATCTTTACCGACCTGACTCCGGGATACGGGACGGAGCTCACCAGCTACCTTTTCGGCAGCATTTTAACGGTGTCCTCCGGGGATATCGCCATAATGGCGGCGTTGGCTCTGGGCTCTTTAGGCCTTGTGACTTTGGGCTTCCGCCCGGTTGAGGCCTTTTTGTTCGACCGCACCTTCGCCAGGACCAAGGGGGTTCCGGTTGGTTTTATAGATCTGACTATATCCCTCCTCACGTCACTGGCGGTGGTGGCGGTTATAAGGGTCGTTGGGCTGATTATGGTCATAGCCCTTTTCACCATGCCGTCGGCGCTGGTGGAGAAAAGCTGTCGCTCCTTGGCCTCGATGATGGCTCTGTCGGTGTTGGCGTCGCTGTTTTTCTGCCTTTCCGGCCTATGGATCTCCGTAGCCTTCGACCTGACCGCAGGAGCGGCGATAGTGGCAGTAGGCGGCCTTATAACCGTGGCTAAGAGGCTGATTTCCTAG
- a CDS encoding metal ABC transporter ATP-binding protein: protein MSALEFNQVSFGYDRGSIFDRASFSVPKGEFLVIIGPNGGGKSTLLKLSLGLLSPSQGDIKVLGEAPGKSRSIGYVPQDVGQGLAMPVTVERVVSMGTMGNPKANGKSVDRAIEAMDLASIRKNPMRDLSQGQRQRALIARALAGDPDLLLLDEPFASVDPESRQSVFRCLKEAAASKTVVVVSHDYSIIPACATAVACVDRGIYYHNKGELTEELFRRASCSCPVEVIGHGLPHRVLGDHS, encoded by the coding sequence TTGAGCGCCCTGGAGTTTAACCAGGTCTCCTTCGGATACGACAGAGGCTCGATCTTCGATCGAGCCTCCTTTTCCGTTCCTAAAGGGGAGTTCCTGGTGATCATAGGGCCAAACGGCGGCGGCAAGTCCACCCTTCTGAAGCTGTCTCTGGGGCTATTGTCCCCCTCTCAAGGGGATATAAAGGTCCTGGGAGAGGCCCCAGGCAAGTCGAGGTCCATAGGCTACGTGCCCCAGGACGTCGGCCAGGGCCTCGCCATGCCCGTTACGGTGGAGCGAGTGGTGTCCATGGGGACCATGGGCAACCCTAAGGCCAACGGAAAATCGGTGGACCGGGCCATAGAGGCCATGGACTTAGCTAGCATAAGGAAAAATCCCATGAGGGATCTGTCCCAGGGCCAGAGACAGAGGGCCCTAATAGCCAGGGCCCTGGCGGGAGATCCCGACCTTCTGCTTCTGGACGAGCCCTTCGCCAGCGTGGATCCCGAGTCGAGACAGTCGGTTTTTCGGTGTCTCAAGGAGGCGGCGGCCAGCAAGACGGTGGTGGTGGTAAGCCACGACTATTCCATAATACCCGCCTGCGCCACGGCGGTGGCCTGTGTGGACAGGGGTATCTATTACCACAATAAGGGGGAGCTGACCGAGGAGCTTTTCCGAAGGGCGAGCTGCTCCTGTCCAGTGGAGGTAATAGGCCACGGACTGCCTCACAGGGTATTGGGGGATCACTCATGA
- a CDS encoding metal ABC transporter solute-binding protein, Zn/Mn family has translation MKKIALLTLFALILTTSAFAETKVAVSVVPQRYFVEKIAGDAVSVVTVVPEGASPATYEPKPSQMGELASCSLWFTIGVPFERAQKDRMLSALPNLKEIPTHDNVKLRPIKGHDHDGQGHQHDQGYDPHVWLSPSAVMIQARTIATGLSELDPKNRAVYMENYAAFVAELGSLDSELAELLSGSRGKAFMVFHPSWGYFAHDYGLEQIAVEVEGKEPKPAELAKLVERAKVLGIKTVFVQPQFSTAAAEAIAKSIEGQVVPLNPLAEDWRDNLIKAAEALGASF, from the coding sequence ATGAAAAAGATAGCTTTATTGACCTTGTTTGCGCTGATCCTGACCACCTCCGCCTTTGCGGAGACCAAAGTGGCGGTCAGCGTCGTTCCTCAGAGATATTTTGTGGAGAAGATCGCAGGAGATGCCGTAAGCGTCGTCACCGTGGTTCCCGAGGGGGCCAGCCCGGCGACCTACGAGCCTAAGCCCTCCCAGATGGGGGAGCTTGCCAGTTGCTCTTTGTGGTTCACCATAGGGGTTCCCTTCGAGAGGGCACAGAAGGACAGGATGTTGTCCGCCCTTCCCAACCTGAAGGAGATCCCGACCCACGATAACGTCAAGCTCAGGCCCATAAAGGGCCACGACCACGACGGACAGGGGCATCAACACGATCAAGGTTACGATCCCCACGTGTGGCTTTCTCCGTCGGCGGTGATGATCCAGGCCAGGACCATAGCCACCGGCCTATCGGAGCTGGACCCGAAAAATCGTGCGGTCTACATGGAGAACTACGCCGCCTTCGTGGCGGAGCTGGGGTCTCTGGATTCGGAGCTGGCGGAGCTACTTTCAGGCTCCAGGGGCAAGGCCTTTATGGTGTTCCATCCCTCCTGGGGATATTTCGCCCACGATTACGGTCTGGAGCAGATAGCCGTGGAGGTTGAGGGTAAGGAGCCTAAGCCTGCGGAGCTGGCCAAGTTGGTGGAAAGGGCCAAGGTCCTAGGCATAAAGACGGTTTTCGTCCAGCCCCAGTTCTCCACCGCCGCCGCAGAGGCCATAGCCAAGTCAATAGAGGGCCAGGTGGTCCCTCTGAACCCTTTGGCGGAGGACTGGCGGGACAACCTGATAAAGGCGGCGGAGGCTTTGGGGGCGTCCTTTTGA
- a CDS encoding methyl-accepting chemotaxis protein yields the protein MNQVWAKGAALGVVAGAAAAAGSAMANWWSVPAAAIATAATGAFLLQGKKDKEPELKALPTGPSLRPLAQKGQTLAEDLEVLVSDGSRSMKGIGGHADGMARSLAELDRILGNLSDEVGEIGKLHRQSTDLLKEIAQGGSSVRDKAEVNRELAQRTETANDQVVQTAAALGESIKKMVSVSGDISRFVGVISGVADQTNLLALNAAIEAARAGEHGRGFAVVAEEVRKLAEESSQAAREIGQLAQSIGALAKNGQERISDADRSVTTAMEQAKESRNNLEAMVEGLSGVQERLERATKAVESQSDGMEGFVASLQQTSTVISQETTRLDSLAAAIGEQGLVMDCLERRSSVLGPVALGLEKGAISGEEGDPSVESIVQEGALKVAMLDSDYGLFHFDLHGDPKGFEVDLSKAIAKDIGVPLKIVPVPGGSDEPGTRSGILNKGLWGEGIHMMASAVTKTAERSEVVLFSPVSFASGQCAVALSGKGYRHLRDMKGRSIGVYGGLTGETLARKAFPGSSIALFDGWEDIFQAVESGRVNGAVVETPVYLQRRAKNPDLVMVGAQMDRENYGVAMPIDCSPDLYQLVAKVVERERLSLERVWFSGGLKKS from the coding sequence ATGAACCAAGTATGGGCAAAGGGAGCGGCTTTAGGGGTTGTGGCGGGAGCGGCAGCTGCGGCAGGGTCGGCGATGGCAAACTGGTGGAGCGTTCCGGCGGCGGCCATAGCTACCGCGGCAACAGGGGCTTTTCTGCTCCAAGGGAAAAAAGATAAGGAGCCTGAGCTTAAGGCCCTTCCCACCGGGCCGAGCCTCAGGCCCCTGGCCCAGAAAGGACAGACCCTGGCGGAGGACCTGGAGGTGCTTGTATCCGACGGATCTCGCTCGATGAAGGGAATTGGAGGCCACGCCGACGGTATGGCCCGTTCTCTGGCGGAGCTGGACCGGATTCTCGGCAACCTCAGCGACGAGGTTGGAGAGATAGGGAAGCTTCACCGACAGTCCACCGACCTCTTGAAGGAAATAGCCCAGGGTGGCTCATCTGTGAGGGATAAAGCGGAGGTCAACAGGGAGCTGGCCCAGAGGACCGAGACCGCCAACGACCAAGTCGTCCAGACTGCGGCGGCTTTAGGGGAATCCATAAAGAAGATGGTGTCGGTGAGCGGCGATATAAGCCGGTTCGTGGGGGTCATATCTGGAGTAGCGGACCAGACCAACCTGCTGGCCCTTAACGCCGCGATAGAGGCAGCCAGGGCAGGAGAGCACGGCAGGGGCTTCGCAGTGGTGGCCGAGGAGGTAAGGAAGCTAGCGGAGGAATCGTCTCAGGCGGCCAGAGAGATAGGCCAGCTTGCCCAGTCCATAGGGGCTTTGGCTAAAAACGGCCAGGAGAGGATATCCGACGCCGATCGTTCGGTGACCACCGCCATGGAGCAAGCGAAGGAGAGCAGGAATAACCTCGAGGCCATGGTGGAGGGTTTGTCAGGGGTCCAGGAAAGGCTGGAGAGGGCCACCAAGGCGGTGGAAAGCCAGTCCGACGGAATGGAGGGCTTCGTGGCTTCCCTCCAGCAGACCTCGACGGTCATATCCCAGGAGACCACAAGGCTGGACTCTCTGGCGGCGGCAATTGGGGAACAGGGCCTGGTCATGGATTGTCTGGAGCGAAGATCATCGGTGCTCGGCCCAGTGGCACTGGGACTGGAAAAGGGAGCTATCTCCGGCGAGGAGGGAGATCCGTCGGTTGAGTCCATAGTCCAGGAGGGAGCCTTAAAGGTGGCCATGCTGGACTCGGACTACGGTCTTTTCCATTTCGACCTTCACGGCGACCCCAAGGGCTTTGAGGTGGACCTCTCCAAGGCTATCGCAAAGGATATAGGGGTTCCCCTTAAGATAGTTCCCGTGCCAGGAGGTAGCGATGAGCCTGGAACTCGGTCGGGGATTCTAAACAAAGGCCTGTGGGGCGAGGGTATTCACATGATGGCCTCGGCGGTGACAAAGACCGCAGAGAGAAGCGAGGTAGTGCTGTTCTCCCCTGTGTCCTTCGCCAGCGGCCAGTGTGCCGTAGCCCTATCGGGCAAAGGATACCGCCATCTTAGGGATATGAAGGGCAGGTCCATAGGGGTCTACGGCGGTCTGACAGGGGAGACCCTGGCCAGGAAGGCATTCCCAGGAAGTTCTATAGCCCTCTTCGACGGCTGGGAGGATATTTTTCAGGCGGTGGAGTCGGGCAGGGTGAATGGAGCGGTGGTCGAGACACCGGTATACCTCCAGAGGCGGGCTAAAAACCCCGATCTGGTGATGGTGGGGGCCCAGATGGACAGAGAGAACTACGGCGTGGCGATGCCTATAGACTGCTCCCCCGACCTCTACCAGCTGGTGGCCAAGGTTGTGGAGAGGGAGAGATTGTCCCTCGAAAGAGTGTGGTTTTCCGGGGGCTTGAAAAAAAGTTAG
- a CDS encoding methylglyoxal synthase: protein MDAVKRLALVAHDSRKNDLIRWAIRHKEALSRHVLCSTGTTGALLEKILGLPVERLKSGPLGGDQQLGSRIACDRLDGIVFLWDPLNSQPHDSDIKALLRIATLYNIPMACNMSSADFLFSSPLMDQPYDNVRRDFDSYQERRNKEAIEKYREQEG from the coding sequence ATGGACGCGGTTAAGAGGTTGGCCCTTGTGGCCCACGACAGCAGGAAGAACGATCTGATCCGGTGGGCGATAAGACACAAAGAGGCCCTGTCCAGACACGTGCTATGCTCCACCGGCACCACCGGAGCGTTGCTGGAGAAGATTTTGGGCCTGCCCGTGGAGAGGCTCAAGTCGGGGCCACTAGGAGGGGACCAGCAGTTGGGGTCCAGGATAGCCTGCGACAGGTTGGACGGCATCGTGTTTCTGTGGGACCCGCTTAACTCCCAGCCTCACGACTCGGACATAAAGGCCCTTTTACGAATAGCCACCCTCTACAACATTCCAATGGCCTGCAATATGTCGTCGGCGGACTTTCTGTTCTCCTCTCCCCTTATGGACCAGCCCTACGACAACGTCAGAAGGGATTTCGACTCATATCAGGAGAGGAGAAACAAAGAGGCTATAGAGAAGTACAGGGAACAGGAGGGCTAA